The Chlorobaculum sp. MV4-Y genome contains the following window.
CAGCCCTGCGCGCCTTCGAGCAGCACGGTCTTGCCCGCCTTGATCTGGCGGTTCAGGTAGAGCTGGGTGTTGGTCACGTAGGGATCGATCGCCTTGTCGAACTCCTCGTACTCGCGAATGATCGCCTCGACGTCAATCTCCTCCTGCTCGTACACCTTGCTGATCAGCTTGTTCTTGGCAGCGAGGTTCTCACGCAGCTTTTCCTTCAGCACGTCGCGATTGAGCAGATCAACCACCCGGATGCCTTTGCGGGCGAACTTGTCCTCGTAGCTCGGGCCGATGCCGCGACCGGTGGTGCCGATTTTGTTATCGCCGGAGAGGCAGGACTCGCTCAGCGAATCGAGCCGTTTGTGATACGGCATGATCAGGTGCGCGTTGTGGCTGATGAACAAACGGCCTTTCACGTCGTAGCCAAGCTCTTCGACCTTTTTGATCTCATCCATGAGCGCGTTCGGATCGATCACAACGCCATTGCCGATCACACAGATGCAATCCTTGTTGAAGATACCCGAGGGAATGAGGTGCAGCACGACGGTCTTGCCGTCGAAGCAGATGGTGTGACCGGCATTCGCGCCGCCCTGGTAGCGCACCACGATGTCGTATTTGTCCGAAAGGTAATCGACCAGCTTGCCCTTGCCCTCGTCGCCGAACTGCGTGCCCACAAGCACGGTAGCAGACGCTGCCGGCCTGCTGAATGTTTTTTCTTCCACGTCGCTTGTTTTTACTGAGAAAAAGTATCGATCGAAGCCAGAAGCCTGTCCCGGCCACTGCCCGACAAAGACGAGTAATTTACAATAAATCTGGCATTCGATGCACAACTTTCAATCGTGCGCCGGGCCTTCGACTTTTCGGCCTGCTTCAGCTTGTCCCACTTGGTCAAGACGATGCCGAACGGACGCCCGCAATAGTCAAGAAACTCCATCATCTCAAGGTCGGACGCCATCCCCGGATGCCGCGAATCGACAAGCAGTACCACAAGAGCAATCTCATCACGCTTGACGATATAGTCCGTCAGCAGCTTCCCCCAGCTCTCACGCTCGCCCTGCCCGACCTTGGCATACCCGTACCCCGGCAGATCGACGAAGTAGAGATTGTTGTTGATAAGGAAATAGTTGATGAGCCGCGTCTTACCCGGCGTTGAACTGGTCTTCGCCAACCCCTTACGGGCGCAAAGGGAATTCAGCAGCGAAGATTTGCCGACATTCGACCGCCCCACAAACACAATTTCCGGACGACCATCGGACGGCAGCCCGTTCAAGCTGGAATAACTACAGAAAAATTCAGCGCTGGTGATGTTCATGAATGCGGGTGAAAGGTGAGGACGCAGCGGCAAATTCCGGGAGAAATGGCCGAGGCCTCATGCTGGTTGCCAAAAGAGTGAAGCTAAAAAACGTAGCGGTAAATCCCAATGGAATGAGGTTCTCCCCCCGTAGCAAGACAGCTATCGAGAGAAAATAAGTTTGTTCATGTGGCTTCCGAAATCGGTCGTTTATTGGCAGAATAGACTTTTGCCAACCGGAC
Protein-coding sequences here:
- a CDS encoding adenylosuccinate synthase translates to MEEKTFSRPAASATVLVGTQFGDEGKGKLVDYLSDKYDIVVRYQGGANAGHTICFDGKTVVLHLIPSGIFNKDCICVIGNGVVIDPNALMDEIKKVEELGYDVKGRLFISHNAHLIMPYHKRLDSLSESCLSGDNKIGTTGRGIGPSYEDKFARKGIRVVDLLNRDVLKEKLRENLAAKNKLISKVYEQEEIDVEAIIREYEEFDKAIDPYVTNTQLYLNRQIKAGKTVLLEGAQGCLLDVDHGTYPFVTSSNPTSGGACTGSGVAPNHVGKIIGVCKAYMTRVGNGDFPTELDDEIGEALGRIGCEFGATTGRKRRCGWLDLVALRYSLTVSGVTELALTKLDVLDTFEEIKVCTSYMLDGKEIFDFPTEHQTLSRVQPVYKSLKGWMASNAKAKSFAEMHPNAQAYVNFLEEATGVPVTFISVGPGRDETVFK
- the yihA gene encoding ribosome biogenesis GTP-binding protein YihA/YsxC; this translates as MNITSAEFFCSYSSLNGLPSDGRPEIVFVGRSNVGKSSLLNSLCARKGLAKTSSTPGKTRLINYFLINNNLYFVDLPGYGYAKVGQGERESWGKLLTDYIVKRDEIALVVLLVDSRHPGMASDLEMMEFLDYCGRPFGIVLTKWDKLKQAEKSKARRTIESCASNARFIVNYSSLSGSGRDRLLASIDTFSQ